The following are from one region of the Bacteroidales bacterium genome:
- the udk gene encoding uridine kinase yields the protein MLVIGIAGGTGSGKTTVVKKLVEQLPKGEVAVLSQDSYYKDNSSLPLEERQKINFDHPNSIEFELLIEHIKKLKQNKSIEEPKYSYLTCTREKETTTIEPHEVVIVEGILVLTNKKLRDLFDIKIFVYADDDDRLGRVIERDIIERGRTVKKVLERYSKSVKPMHLQFIEPSKSYADIIIPQGGHNKVAIEMLSTIIEKNLNNKYNVK from the coding sequence TAGGAATTGCAGGCGGAACAGGTTCAGGCAAAACAACAGTGGTTAAAAAATTAGTAGAACAACTGCCGAAGGGCGAAGTTGCCGTACTTTCACAAGATTCATATTATAAAGATAACAGCTCGCTTCCTCTTGAAGAACGACAAAAAATTAACTTCGACCATCCTAATTCTATTGAATTTGAACTTTTAATAGAACATATAAAAAAACTGAAACAAAACAAATCTATTGAAGAGCCCAAATATTCCTACCTAACCTGCACAAGAGAAAAAGAAACAACAACCATTGAACCTCACGAAGTTGTAATTGTTGAAGGAATACTTGTACTCACAAATAAAAAACTTCGAGATTTATTCGATATAAAAATATTTGTATATGCAGATGACGACGACCGATTAGGAAGAGTAATAGAACGTGATATTATTGAACGAGGAAGAACCGTAAAAAAAGTTCTGGAACGCTATTCTAAATCTGTTAAACCCATGCACCTTCAATTTATAGAACCCTCAAAAAGCTATGCTGACATAATAATTCCGCAAGGCGGACATAACAAAGTTGCAATTGAAATGCTTTCAACCATCATCGAAAAAAACCTAAACAATAAATACAATGTTAAATAA